The segment CTGTGCTCCACCGGCCCGTACTTCTCGAGCATCGATCCGGACCGTCTGCTGCTGGAGCAGCGGATCGGACGGGCCCTGACCGTCGTCGACCGGATTCTGCCGACCCCGTCCGAGCGCGCCCTCGACAATTCGTCCGGGAACGCGGTGCGGTGGGCCCTGGCACAGATGGCGTCCACGCCGCTCGGCTTGCAGGGCGCCTTCGCCGAGGCGATGGCGCGGTTCGACTCCCGCGACTGGCTCGGGGACATCACCGCGCCGACCGCCGTCGTCGTCTCGACTCATGACAAGATCGTGCAGCCCGAACGTCAGCAGCTGCTGGTGGACGGCATCCCCGGCGCGCAGCGCTTCGACGTCGCCGGCGGCCACGCGTGCTGCGTGATCGGCGCCGAGAAGTTCGTTCCCGAGTTCACCGCCGCAGTCCGCTCGGTGAGCCGCAGCGCGCTGGCAGTTTAGGCCGGCTTCGACGGCCACCACATCCGGTCGCCGAGCACGGCGATGGTCGCCGGGACCAGCACCGACCGGACGACGAGGATGTCGAGGAGCAGCCCGAGCCCGATGGTGAAGCCGATCTGGACCAGGTTGAACGTGGTGCCCGCCATGAGCGCGAACATGGTGATCGCGAAGACCAGCCCGGCGGTGGTGATGACGCTGCCGGTGCTGCCGAAGCCGCGGATTACTCCGGACTTCAGGCCCCGGCCGACGGACTCCTCGCGGATCCGGGACGCGAACAGCATGCTGTAGTCGGCGCCGACCGCGATCAACGCCATGCCCGCGACGGGTGCGACGGACCAGTCGAGCGGGATCCCGGTCAGGTGCTGCCAGACCAGGGTGCTGATGCCCATCACCGCCGCGAACGAGAGCAGGACCGTCGCGACCAGCACCAGTGGTGCGACGATGCTGCGCAGCAGGATCATCAGCACCAGCGTCACGGCGAGGACGGCGGCAAGACCGAAGACGAGGAGGTCGCGCCGGAGCTGATCGTCCATGTCGGCCGACAGCGACGCCAAGCCGGTGTTGGAGACCTCCGCGTTCGACAGTCCGGTGCCTGCGAGTGCGGCCGTCGCGGCGGGGGCGAGCTGCCGGCTCGCGGCGAGCGCCTCCGGACTGTACGGATTCACCTTCCAGGTCACCATCATCCGTGCGGTGTGCCCGTTCGGTGAGATGAGGAGCTTGCCGCCCTCCACCATCCGCGGGTTCGTCATCGCCTCGGGCGGCAGGTAGAAGCCGCGGCCGGGACCGTCGGACGTCGCCGCACTCATGGCTCCGAGATAGTCGGTGGCCTGCTTGAGGCCGGCGTGCAACTTGTCGGTGAGCTCGGTGATCTGCGCGGTGCCGTCCTTGACCTGATGCAGGCCGTCGGACAGCTGGTCGATGCCCGCCGAGAGCTCGCCGACGCCGGAGCGCAGGCGTTGCAGGTCGGCGCGGACCTGATCGGGGGTGCGGCCGTCGAGCTGGGCCAGCAGACCGCGGAGCCGGTCGAGGAGTCCGCGCAGGGCGACGGCCGAGCGGGCCGCACGGTCGGCGGCCTCGCCGGGCACAGCAGCCGCGGCGCGCAACTGGGTCAGGGTGCGCCGGGCTTGGCCGCCGGTGCTGCGGTCGAGCTGGTCGAAGGCGATGCGGGCCGCGGCGCACCGCGGATCCGCGGTGCATGCGGCGGTGCTGCGGCGGGGCAGGAGCGGGCCGAAGATCTGATCGAACGTGGCGATGGCCGGCTGCGCGGCCGACGCGGCCGAGCGCAGGTCGGCGAGGATGGGACCGACCGCGTCGAGGCTGGTCCGCAGGGTGGCAGTGGCGTCGGTCAGATCGGACCGACCGCCGCTCGCCGCGGCGACGACGGCTTCGGCGGCGTCGAGGGAGTCCAGGACGCCTTCGGCCATCGTCACCACCTGGTCGGTGCCCGCGACGAGTTCGGGCATCCGGCGGGAGGCCTCGTCGGCGCCGTCGGAGAGCTGGTCGACACCGGTGGCCAGACGCACCAGGTCGGGGCGCGAATCGCCGAGCTGCCTCCCTGCGCCGTCGAGCTCCTTCCCGACTCGGCCGGGCACGTAGCCGGCGACCGATTCGACGAGGGGGCGGCCATCGGGACGGGTGATGGAGCGGACGGAGTCGACGGTGTCGAGTCGGGCCACGGCGTCGGCCGCGAGTTCCAGGGCGGCCAGGTCGGCGGTGTTGCGGA is part of the Gordonia phthalatica genome and harbors:
- a CDS encoding MMPL family transporter; amino-acid sequence: MAHGTSRTFTGVGRFAHRHAWWILGFWIVLAAGLNVAVPQLEVTVSKTSADFLPSSLPANQHLEQMAHDFGVPPSNAVSSVVLVDEKGFGPQDRAYYGRLVDRLTKSDDIAYLIDFYGKPVTRESAVSPDGKAVHLLIAAEGSVGSTRAHHAAQGIRAEIDAAKPPAGLQTFYTGPTATLADLFSAIDFSLLIITVVSILLISVIVFAVYRKVSTAAVPLITLALGLAIARPIASFLGGHGWISISNFTIAIMTALVLGAVTDYAIFTLAAYHEGRRRDLPVGDAVAAASGRTAPILVASALTIAVASGSMIFTKIGMFRTAGPPTAIAILTVLALALTLPPALLSLLGRRGLAEPSPSTERRWRHRGATIMRRAGVYAAASLVFLVSCAALLLGHQTNWDESSMFVHANESTRGYDEVYDHYGVNAVATEYLIVRADHDLRNTADLAALELAADAVARLDTVDSVRSITRPDGRPLVESVAGYVPGRVGKELDGAGRQLGDSRPDLVRLATGVDQLSDGADEASRRMPELVAGTDQVVTMAEGVLDSLDAAEAVVAAASGGRSDLTDATATLRTSLDAVGPILADLRSAASAAQPAIATFDQIFGPLLPRRSTAACTADPRCAAARIAFDQLDRSTGGQARRTLTQLRAAAAVPGEAADRAARSAVALRGLLDRLRGLLAQLDGRTPDQVRADLQRLRSGVGELSAGIDQLSDGLHQVKDGTAQITELTDKLHAGLKQATDYLGAMSAATSDGPGRGFYLPPEAMTNPRMVEGGKLLISPNGHTARMMVTWKVNPYSPEALAASRQLAPAATAALAGTGLSNAEVSNTGLASLSADMDDQLRRDLLVFGLAAVLAVTLVLMILLRSIVAPLVLVATVLLSFAAVMGISTLVWQHLTGIPLDWSVAPVAGMALIAVGADYSMLFASRIREESVGRGLKSGVIRGFGSTGSVITTAGLVFAITMFALMAGTTFNLVQIGFTIGLGLLLDILVVRSVLVPATIAVLGDRMWWPSKPA
- a CDS encoding alpha/beta fold hydrolase, with translation MSALSSRFATVRRGIGHAVHPCPVSGLPTGRRLDLPGRGQTYITDSGKADGPVVFLLHSVSTTGLLCWYPVIPLLERDFRVITMDHRLHGRGIASDTFELDDCADDVVAVADALGIDSFIAAGFSMGGGIAQLAWQRHQSRVAGLVLCSTGPYFSSIDPDRLLLEQRIGRALTVVDRILPTPSERALDNSSGNAVRWALAQMASTPLGLQGAFAEAMARFDSRDWLGDITAPTAVVVSTHDKIVQPERQQLLVDGIPGAQRFDVAGGHACCVIGAEKFVPEFTAAVRSVSRSALAV